The Phyllostomus discolor isolate MPI-MPIP mPhyDis1 chromosome 15, mPhyDis1.pri.v3, whole genome shotgun sequence genome includes the window AAAAATACGGGTGAATTTCTCCATGTAATTATGTCTCAAAATCCAAGGGAAATGATTTATAAAACGTGATTACttaaaacgaaaaaaaaaaacccctgtccAGCTcctgcacacatacacacaaatgccAAATAAGCTAAGTCTACAATGACaacctgagaaaaaaatatttgtaacatataCAGACAAAGGGGTGATATTCCTAAAGTGTAAAGAACTTTATAAATCAGGAGAGAAGGAAACGGCCAGCAAGCCTACAGAAGAACGGGCTGAAAAATGAACAGACAGTTCTCAGGAAGAGAACCAGGAACAGTGACAAACATATGGAAACGTGCTCTGCCTCTCGCGTGATGAAAGAACGCAGCTGGGAGACCACTTCTGGCTCACACGGGTGAGATCCAGACGTCGGACAGCACACCCTGTTGGTGACAGAGCAGAGGGAGACGGAACTCTCCAACGTTGCTGTCGTCCTGGGAAATGGTTCAGCCCCTGCGAAGGGGAACGGGGCATCATCTCCCCAGATGACCCGCGTGTTCACCTACTGATGGAACGATCCCACTTCCTACGATCGCAGGTGACGCAAGGACAAATggtgaaaagatacatgcacagTACCATGTTACTCCAACACTTCATCTAATAACAAAAGACTAGAAATAAACCAAAACGTCCATCAGCAAGAAAAGCTGTGGAATAAGGTATACTGTGAAACCAGAAGACAGGGAATCCAGTAATTCTGTACCCTGCTAGGGTGTGGTTTccagaatacttttttaaaggagGGGTGGAGTAATATGAAATAGTATCATCTAAAAAAGTAAGAGGAGCAGCCAAACACATTTTTATGGATTTCAGGTAAAACTGACATGCAATAAGCTACACATgatttaaagtgcacaatttaAGTTTTGACATATGAATACACCTATGCAACCATCGTCACAGTCCAGGTACTGAACATAAATCCTTCACTTCCATGTCTCCACATCCCCTTGGtaaccccaccccctgccactaGCCACCCCACCTTGGtaaccccaccccctgccactagccaccccgccccagcccctgcagcagAACTTTTGCTGTAACAGATCATCTCGCTTGTCCCGAAGCTGTGCACAGACGGAATGCTACAGCATGCACcctgttctctctgccttctctcactCAGAGTAACTGGCGATTCCCCCGCGTGGCTGCGCACATCAGCAGATACTCCTCTTTATCACTCAGCCGCATTTTCTGTGTGTGGCTATACCATTCTTTATTTATGCACCTGTTGAaggacatttgtttttatttccggTTTTGGCTTTGACAAATGGAACTGCTATGAACACATCCTTCTGTGAAtgtgtaatttattttctcacgGACAACTGTGTAGCTGAGAGGTGGCTGGATCATCTGACAGGGGTGTTTCCCTTTTGAAGAAACTGACACACTTTTTTCCAAggggctgtaccattttacaccccccaccccttacAGTGCATGGTATTTCCAGCTCCTCCATCTTCTCCAACAGCCGGTACATTGGTCTTTTTCACTTTAATCATTCTAGTAAGCGAGTGGTCTTAACTCAAGCTGGTTTGAACTCATGCTTCCCTGATAAACattgatattgagcatctttccatgtgcttatcAGCTGCACACGTaacttctttggtgaagtgttaCTTCATTGGGTTATCTGCTTTCTTCTTAATGAGCTTtcagagttctttctatattctggaTATGCCTGTTATCAGAAATATACTTTGCAATGACTCCCTCCCAGTCTATGGCCTGTCTTTTCATTCGCAGTGTATTTTGAAAtgcagaaaattttatttgatgaagtccaaactatttttttttctttatgaatcaTGCTTTTGATGTCAAATCTGAGAATCTTTACCTAATGTTTTCCTAGAAGTTCTACTGTGTTAGGTTTACACTCAGGCCTATGAAGCATTTGTGTTAACTCATGTTTATGATGAGAGGTGTGGATTAGTTTTTTGCACAGGGCGTGTCCAATGATTCTAAAACCACTTGTGAAAAGGGCTTTCCTTTCTTCACTTAATTGCCTTTCACCTTTGTCAGAAGTTCATTGCCATATCTGTATGGATCTACTTCAAGATTATTCTGTTCCAAAGCTAACTACTGCAGCTTTATAagaagtcttgaaatcaggtcATGTTTGTGCTGTTCTAGGTCCTCTGCATTTTTTTATATTACTTGTAGAATCAGActgtcattttagaaaaaaagtccTGCTGGGGTTATGTTGACTCTAGTGATCACACTGGGATGTTAGGGATGTCTGACCTACTGTCTGTCGCCGTGACAATGCGGCAGTTTAACAGTAGTCATCTGACTCACGAAGACCGTACATCTCTCCGCATACTGGGGTCTTCTTGGTTGGAGACCTGTCTACTTTTCCACGTAGTTCTACCAGTTTCTGCTGCATACGTTTTGAAGATCTATTTCCAGGAACATAATATGCAGGACTGTTGTGTTCTCTTGATTAATTGACTCTTTCATCACCAGAAAATAAAACGTTCTTTACCCCTGGTTTTCAGGCCTTTGGACTCTGCCTGAACTACACCACcggctttcctgggtctccagcctgcagaCTGCAGATTGCGGGACTTCCAGCTCCACGCGTGTAGGTAAATCCTTATTTACAATGACCCTCTTCCTGCACACAGGCACACCTCGCCTCACGGCACTTCACAGACTGCATTTTCATCAGCGTTGAGGCAAGCCCCTCCTCTAGCGAATGGTCTTGACTCAATGAAGGCCCAGTTCGTGGTTAGCATTTCAGGTTTGTTAGGTCAGACGGGAGCGGCGTTTAGTCTGGGCGGGACCCTGCTGAGTCCTCTATCCGACTCCCCCAGAATTACCAGGTTCTGTTCTTGGCGCTGTGTCAGGAACTGTTGCCTCGGGCCACTCAGAGGGTTTCCCTGACCTGCACTGGTCTTGTCACTCGCACGTGTGGTGGTCGTGTTGGTGATGGTACTTTTAATGCTATTGTGTGACTGTCGTAAAATAAAGTAAGTAACCGTGCTGATGTTATTGAAAACTGGGATTTCCAACATCAGAGAAAGAAGACGCAAATATAAGATACATGAGGTTAAAAAAATCCCTCCAGCATCCTGAGTTTTGATTGAAAGTATCCCTATGGCATCACAAGgaatattcacacacacaaaaaaatccacCCATTTCCTAGCTGTGCCCACGGAGAAGGCCTGGCAATGCCAGCTGACTCATAAGCAGCGAGCAATCTTGGGAACGAGAACGTATCCCTAACGGGAGCCACGGCCCCACAGATAGACAGCTCCCGAACCTGGCTGCCAGTTCCAGAAGACACGAAGAACCAGAGAAACACGTTCAAGTGTACCAGGGGACGCAGTTAGCAAAACCCAGACCGCGATCCCCTCCAGCAGCCAGCCAAACCGTCTATTCAGTGAACACACTGCagcaaaaacagcaaacaaaaggAGAAATCTGTCAGAGTCACTGTTATGATACTTGTCCTTCCACTGAAAGTAACTAGAAAACTAGACAAAATATATGGAAAAGCCCAACTTTCCAGATAGAGACCAAGCAGCACACACCAGCAAGCCTTGAGAGAAGGTACACAAGTAAGGAGACTCTGATGGTCCCCCTACTTTCTGCCTGGAGGCCCTTTCCAGACCTCAGCACGGGGAGGGAACCCCAGGCAGAGGACACCAGTGTCACTGAGGAGGCAGAGTTCAGAGCTCAGGGGGACTGAGGGCCCTGAAACACACAGAGGAAGACACCAGCTAGAGGACAGCTCCAGAGAAAAGGGGTTCCAAAAATCTGCAAGGGGGTTTCCTTCCGTCTTGGGCTGAACTGAAAGCAACACACATGTAATAAGGTAATATTCCCTAAGGatgccaccctccccccaaaaacctacagacaaaaacaacaacaaaacaacctaCCGGAAGCTGGAAGCTGAACAATTCCCAGAGTCAACACAGGGCTGGGAGACCGAGGTACCCCAGCGAGTCAGAGTGTACCAACATGGCTGAATGGTCAGAGAGGTATTCAGCAGATTCCAGGAGAGTCACACCTTAGGAGCAGGCTGCACTCGCGCTGAAGACTACTGTGTATACCTCCCTAGCAAATCTTTAAAAGGAGACCAGAAGGATCAGGCGGATCCTCAAGTAACTTAACAGACTACTAAAGCAAACTCCAACCCTTTTTAAAGGAAGCCACTAAAATCTAGGCACTCAACAACATGATATTTGCAGTGCTCAGCATAAAAGCAGAAAACATTAGATGTGCAAAAAGCAGGCAAGCGTGTCCCATACCCAGTGGATAAGTCAATCTAGAAAAACAGGCCAGACAGGCCAAGAAAATGCAACAGGGATGAGAGATTCAATTAGCTTACAAGATctttaaaggtattttaaaaaatacttaagaattttttgaaaaataacaaaaccatgACCATACTGACGAGAGAATTGGGAGATATGAAATAGAACTAAGTGgaatttttacagataaaaaaataaaataccaaactGAAAAATTTGTGTGATTGGCTTAACAGCAGATTGGGTACTAAagggaaaaagacagaaaggaattACCCAAATGGAAGATAACTGACACTGTTCACAAAAGTTTACTCAGAACAGAGCACAGACCAAACACGAGAGGAttaaccataaaaattctagaagaaaacaaaagaagttatTTTCATCATAAGAAATCTAAGATTTCTAAGGCAGGAAACAAAAAGCATTAACCCATGaaagcagaaattaataaaatggtgTTCATAGAAATATAAAACGTGCACTTTAAAAGACAGTGTTAAGAAACTGAAAGGCGGGGCAACAGACTGGGGGAACCATCAGGagctctgcctccccctctgCCGCCTGGGCCCGGCCCCTGCTTTTCTGgcccccccacccaggctccTGTGTCCCTGTTTCCTTCTCCTAAGTTCAGAGCCTTCCTTTTGCTTCCCTGACCTGTTTCCCGAGCCCACCCAGCCTCACTTCTGACACAGCTCACTTCTTCTAGCTCTGTGATcttctaaataaacttttccttgtatttgaaaagaaaaagaaatggtctGCAATATGTACGTGGATGCGCTGAACAAAGGAATGATTCGTGTGATGTCATCACTCTATGCAAAACGGCTTGCAATCTATCTCTGGGGtttttcactgaatatttttggACCGCAGTTGAGCACTGGTTGCTGAATCTGCATGAAGCAAGACTGTAGATAAAGGGGGACCACTGTACACACAGTCCTACAGCGGGTACATTTAAGTGTATGTAATTTATATCTGATTAAAGTTGTTTTAAGACATGTATCAACTGATTATAACACCTGGACCTCAACAAGATCCTGACTTTGAATTCGAACAGTTttgaaaaggaggggaaggggattTTGAAAGTGCCAAATACTGGCTGATATTAAGCAATTACCATTAAGCTAAATGACAGGTCCagattcattttattattttctctgcttttgtaTGTCTGAAATGTTCCATGATataacacacttaaaaaaattaaagcacaaCTTGGAATACTGAAAGGATTACTATGCAGAAAAGGAATCAGAAGGCATCCTATGGGGGAACATTTGGAGACAGTGTAAGAACCGAGCCAGCCAGGAGCATCTGTGAGGCAGGTTGCTCACACCAGGGATTCTGATGCCCAGATTTTGTAACAAATGTCAGGGCTGGAGGAGAAGAAATGACTCAATTAATGAGAAGTTGGGCTAGTTGCCTtctcagaacaacaacaacaaagccctcTTTCCTACACAAACCTTGAAATAACAGGACCCAGAGAACAAGATTTTTGTTAGGGGAGGATACTTTATAGCTCCAAGGGCAGCTTGGCCTCCCACTTGTAAAAGCCTGCTCATTTCAGCAGTTTACCCTGAAAAACACCCAATTTCAACCAACACCACAAGGGGGCGCTAAGCCCTAAGAAAACTCAGATCAACTTCTAGACAGATTAAATGTCTCATTTGGATCTGGACTTCCTTTGGAAAGATAAACCTGAATACACATTCCAGCGAAACTCTTTCTAAGAAACAAATCTGACCATGATCCTTTCCTGCTAAAAACTTCCAAGGACACCCATCCCTAACAGTCTAACGCAGCATGACACACACCCTGCTTTCTGTCTGACCATCTCCCCCGCTGTGCACCTGTGCACCAGCAAACCTTCCCTGGCCTCCCCGTCTCCCGCCCCCACCCTTCCGTTCCACAGCAAACTACACGTCAGACTCCAGCTGGGCCTTCAGCTCTGCTCAACACATGACTCAGACCCCTTCTGACCTCCGACCACCTCCCACCACTACAGACCAATTTCTTCGACACAGAACTCCACCGTCACCGAAGCCCTTGCTGTTCTGCCTGCACGACAGACACTCTGTGCAAGTGAATGCACACAACACTCCCGGCCGGACAGGACAGCCGTTGGGGGTGGGGCGTGCTGCACGACCGAGCACCAGCCCAGCGCGGGCATGCAGCAGACCCACTTCGGGTGCAGCCATGAGTGGAGCACCACCAAGTCGTGCCCCTGCGGCTCGTTTCGGGGGCCTGTCTGCCACAGGTCAGGAGTGACTTCTGTGGAAACATTTTACGTTTTTCACCCCACGTTCAAAGTCTACTTAATAACGTTCTATTTGAAGAAACTGTACACATCAAACTTGAGAACTTACCGTCTTGGTTAAGTAGGACACGAACGACTGCAGGAAGAGAACCGCGTTTTCCCAAGGCTCTTCGTCTGCTAGTTCCGGGTCCTCTTCttcatcagcatcagcatcagcatcagcatcgtCAGGAGGGCTTTCCATCACAAACATCTCTAAAATGGAGGAGGAAAACGAGTGCATTTCATTTTACAATTTAGGATAAGAGTTGTTTCTCATCACCTAAAATACTTCTGGAGTGCCCACAAAATAGCAGCCCCTGTGCCTGCACCTCTCTCGCTCCAAGACAGTTATGCAGGGAAAAAACTTCAGATTCCCATTCACGTCACCATGCCCTTCAACAATGCATTGGGCATGTGTGCCTCCAACACACTGTCCCTCACCAGACTAACGAGTTGCTCTCCCTGCTGTGACCTCTCCTGCTCTCTGCAGGGGGTCACGGGGTAAAGCGATCCCTGGGCTCCCGGGCCTTTCAAGACACGGAAACAGGAATGATGTCATGTCACCATTAAGCCATCACGATCAGCTGTTCTTCTGATTCCCTGCTAAAATGAGCAAGCcacataaaaattagaaagccaTTGACACCATGATTGgggctgcatttttttaaattttgtttttaaaacaactcTCTCAATTCAAACAAAAAGAGTAGCCCCCCTGCTAAACACTCGCTGTGCTCTGAGATTCAGACGCTGTTCGCAGGCGCCAGTCTCCACTGGACCGCTGCGTGCTGCAGCGCTCCGTGCCGTTTGCTGCTCTCTTACTTGAGCGGGCGGTGGGTGTgagtgtggggtggagggaaagcACCGAATTTGTGAGGACTGGAGCAGTGGTTCTTGAACACTGATTTTCAACCCCTCAGAGTGTCCTGGAGGGCCTGTTAAACGCAGCGCACTGGTGCCCACCCTCAGAGCTTCCGGTGCGGCTGGTCTGGCCGCAAACGACTGTTCTAGAGCATAAGGCTTTGAAAGTATCATTTCAGTGTAAAATGGTCTGCGTAAGCTAGTGCTCGCCAGTCACTGGTGTGTGGGTCAGTCACAGCCTCGGCCGACTCCTGTGATGGATCGCTGCCTTAACTCCTGCTCTTCGTTCTGTTCCAGGATTTCTTATCATCGAGACTCACTCACTCCTGTATTACTCCCCCCTCCATTTCCTATCTGTAACAACCCATCTCCTAGAAGCTCTTCTTCATGACATGCCTCTGCTTTGCAGAGTAACGTTAGCAAGCTTTACCTGGGTGAGTGTCCTTCTCAGCATTCGGCTTCTGGGGCACGTCTAAGACACCCACGTTACTAGTCACGGGCTGATCCGAGTGGCCAGGCTCTTCcggaatctgcattttaagatCTTCTGTGTTCTCTTGGGAGGGATTATCTTCCAGGGGCGGCTGCACCTCTACAGGGAAGAAGATCGCACTGGCTGACAAAGCTTGCTCACACTCCCCATTCAGTTCCTCCCACTGAGCATCGCCCCCACACACAACTCCAGGGCACACCCCTCCGACCCGGCCCTCCGCCCCGGCCCTCCGAGTGCTGGCAGCCAGGGAGCCCAAGTGAGCAGGGAAACAGGAGTTTCAGGTGCTTTTCCCTCACGGCAGAGATGGCTAgtgaacataataaaaatgacaaagaaaccCTTATGCCAAAGGACTTCATAAGTAACTAAATATACTCACAGCAGGGACCTCAATACCCTAGCTTCCTTTGGCCCGCACAGACAAATGTGCAGAACAGAATGCCAGTCAAGAGCAGAGACCTGAAACATCTCTTCTACACAGAAGCGACACGCGCCCTTCCGTGCACAGGCATGTCTGTCTCCGAGCCAGTACAGAGAAGGGCCTCCAGTGACCCCCAGAGGACCTCAAACAGTCAGAGAGAGCCCATTTCCGGTCCCTAAGGGGCTGAGGGTGCAGCCCAGTGTGGCCCACCACCAAGATGAATTTCTGTGGAACCACCTAATTTACCTGAAAATCCAAGTTTTATAGCCCAATCTGATATGCATCTGCTTTAATGACATGCAGAGATGTTCCCATCCCCAAATGCTCAGGAAAAACTGGCACTCTGGGGACATAAATCTACCCTGTGCCTTTAAGTCTGCCTCCTGGCACTCCTCCATAGACCCTCGGTCGAGATGCCCCCGTTTGAAAGCACGGGGACATGGAAAAGAGCGCTCGGCTAGGAACCAGCTTCCGTTAGGGCACTGGCTCAGGGTCAGTTCTGCCACGCCTCACCGAGTGGCTTCTGAGTGGCAGGTGTGTGTGAGAGCCCTGCATCCCGGTCAGTGCTTGATCAGTCAGGATGCAAGAACCCCAGGGCCCTGTCCAATGTAGCTGCCCCGGGTGACGGCCCCGAAGAGGCAGAAAGAACATGGCATCCACGAAACGGCAGGGCGTCCGTGCAGAGGTACGCCCGCCCATCCCCGGTCCCACCGCAGTTACCGTGTGGGCAAGAAGCTGTGTTCCCAGAAGCGCTTTGCTCACAGGGCTATCAGTGCATCTTTTCTTGTTTATACCTTTATCTTTGTATAAAGTTTCCTTCTGAAAACACTACCATTCTCCACTATTCTAAGGAGAAAACGGGTTAAGAAATCCTTATCCAAGCCTAAAAAAGGACAGCAAGGGACGTGTGCACATCACTGTCCTGCCTCTTGCCTTCAGACACTGGACCCTGGACAGAGCGTCACACATAAGGTCTGAGACATGCCAGCAGCCCCACCCGGGTCTCTCCAGCCCCACCCGACAAGGCGACGGGCAGGTACTTTACCTTCCGCTGGTCCATCCCAGCCTTGCTCAGGAGGCGGCGCCACTGCCAGGGGTCCGGTGCCCCGCCCCGTGGAGTGTCTGTACCTGACGAAGTAGATCAGGTCTTGCACGTCATCCAGCACTGCGGCCTCTTCAAACACGTCTTCCTCCACTCCCAAGTCGCGCAGTTCGGCCACGCGAGCATCCAGCATCTCCTCCGCTGCGCGCAGAATCTGGGACTCCGACGCCCGGAAGACCTTGTCCAGGGCCTTTTCCACGCTGTAGGGCGGGTTCTCCCGCTGCGCCGACTGCAGCTTTGATGACATTTCTTGGAGCATGGCTTCCAGCTCGGGGACATCAAAGTACTTCTGGAACCGCTGCAGGGACTGCTGCTCCTTAAAGAAGCTGCTTATGATCGGCAAGTGGGCCAGCTGGCCGCCGTGCCCCGGCTCTGCCGCTGTACCTGCGGCCGGGTGGGACGCATCGCCCTCTAGCTCCTGGGGGGCAGCCCCCCGGCTCTGTGTGTCCGTGAgcttctctctgtcctcccagTCCTCTTGCGAGCGCCCCACCCCCGGCCGCTCCGCGAGCCCCGAGGTCTTCGGGCGGTCCTCGGGGTCGTCTTCTGCAGCATGAGCAGACTCTCTACTCCGAAACACTGAGTCCGACTCTGGAGTCCCGTGTGTTTCCTCGCCAGGGAGGCCGCTTCCTTCAGATGGTCTCCGCGCTTCCTCGCCTGCAGGAGGGCTTTCCTCCTGTCCCACCACCAGACCCCCAGGCTCCGTGCCTGGCGTGCCCGCCCCTTTGCCCACGGTTTCATTTTTCCTATCAGCTTCCAAAACGTCACTAGTTTTTCCTTCGTCGGCTTCCGTCTCCGCACCAGTAGTGTTCACGGCACCCGGAacccctccgccccctccgccGGGGCCTGGCGGGGGCACCTCGAGCTGCCCGCGCCGCCTCTCGGGGCCCTTCCCCCTAGACCGCTCCGCACTCGCGGCATTTTCGTCCTCCAGGAGCTCCTCGGGGGCGGGGTCCTCATCCTCGGCGTCTGGCGCTTCCGCGCTGCCGCCCGGCGGGCCCCCTGTCTCTGCTCCCGGGGCGCCCGGCTCTGGCTGGCCAAGCTCCCTGCCCGCAGCGCCTCCTGCGGCCTCTGGTGCCGACGGCCCCGTCTTCTCACCCACCGGCGTGGTCGCTGCGGCGGCCACGTCTCGTTCTTGTTGCCAGGACAGATTTCTTCCCGGCACGGGACCCTCGTCTTCCAGCCCTGTTGACACGCCGATTTCATCGGGGGAGGAGAACCGGGGTTGATTTTGAGTTTTAAGAAGCTGTTCCTCTTTAAATTTCTCGCCCAGATGCTCCCCTGAAACTGTGTGTGGTTTCGGTCCATTTACTGAAATatccacttcctcctccacctcctccatgcCGTCTTTAGACGCGTTGTGCTGGGCGTCTCCCGGGAGCTGCGCGACATCCGTGGCCTCCTGTTCAGTCTTCTCTCCCTTCGCCTGATTCTCTGCAGCCTTacgctcccccccaccctccgggGCACCTTCCAAAGTCGGCTCTCCGGGCTTCTCCTCCTGGACCGCCCCTTTTGAGGTGGGAGCAGCTGCCCCTCTAGGATCCTGTTCTTTGTTACGGAAGActgattttaatgtttctttaccCTTTTCAGTCGCTACCAACGCGCTGAGCTTACTGCCCTGAGCAGGGCCGTGCAGAGgcctgtctcctttcccctcctcctccgaCCCGTTCTCGCCCTGCACCGGGCCCCTCTCGGATTCCTCAGGGgtcctcccttttcctttgtcGAGAAGGTCTGGGTCCCTTTCTGGGTCTTTCTCGTTATGGGTTTTAGGAACCTCTGCAACCGGAAGACCATCCCCTGCCTTTTTAGAGTCCGCATCATCTGTCGGTGATTGCGGTTGCCCCCATTTGCTGTCTGGACCTAATCCATCAtcaccttccttttcttcttctgaactGTAACTCTCAAAATCCATACCCGTTTGTTCCTCGTCTTCTGTGACAGCGGAGACGCCAGTGTCCTCCCAACCGGTTAGGTCTTCTTCGTCAGTTTGGATGCGCAGGGGCCGACTCACCTCCGCTTTGTCCCCTTCGCTTGAATTCTGCTCTTTATCAGTCGAGTATTTGCCAACTTCAGGTGCTGCTGGCATTTTCAACTCTTCGTCATCTGTATAGGTCAgtaatggaatctcatcaaagtTTTCCtgattctcctcctcctcctcctccttcccaatcACATAATACTCAGCATCTAGTTCCTCATCAAAATCGTCTTCTAACGAAGTCACCAGCCTGGTGGTCTCGTCATCAGACACAAGTGCATCAGCAGTTGAGCCAAATTTGGTTTTCAAGTCCAgggtcatttcttttttcagaagTTTGTAAGCATCCATCTTCTCCTGTTCATTTGAGAGCTGAGAGCTATTGCTGGTTTTGTTGTTGTCACTGTCCTGCACTTTTAATTTATCTTGAAGCATTTCTTCGAATGAGTCAAGCGAAGACCGCTCCCCCTGAGAGCGATCTGTTTGGCCGCCTGCGTGGGGGTGGGTCTCCTGAGCCTCGTAGctttcctcctgctcctcagtGTTTCCCGGGGAAGCGCCGCGCCTCTCCCCTGCGGTGGCCGGCACTGAGTCAGGCGCAGGGTCCCTTTCTCCAGACACTCCCGGGGGTTTTTCCACATGCTGAGGTGCTTTTTCTATAGCTTTCTCAGAATCTCCAGTTGCAAAATTGTGCGGTTTCAAAAATCCTAAAAGTTCTTCTAAATTATAGTTATCAAAGTCATCTCTTCCCCCATCAAAGCAAACAAAGTCTGTCTCctgtaagggaaagagaaacatcagtgtgttgctAGCCAAGTGTCACAGGAGCAAACTCTTAACCCACGCTAATGACAAGGATAACCTTGAGTTCATGTTTGGCTCTAAAAGGAGCTTTTGTGCCAA containing:
- the MIA3 gene encoding transport and Golgi organization protein 1 homolog isoform X1; the encoded protein is MAAAPGLPLWLLLLGMPWQVPGHQKPDTDRRFSEHKLCADADCSMLMHRGEALEDFTGPDCRFVNFRRGDNVYVYYKLAGKSPEVWAGSVGRIFGYFPKALIKVAHTYAEKELQVPADETDFVCFDGGRDDFDNYNLEELLGFLKPHNFATGDSEKAIEKAPQHVEKPPGVSGERDPAPDSVPATAGERRGASPGNTEEQEESYEAQETHPHAGGQTDRSQGERSSLDSFEEMLQDKLKVQDSDNNKTSNSSQLSNEQEKMDAYKLLKKEMTLDLKTKFGSTADALVSDDETTRLVTSLEDDFDEELDAEYYVIGKEEEEEENQENFDEIPLLTYTDDEELKMPAAPEVGKYSTDKEQNSSEGDKAEVSRPLRIQTDEEDLTGWEDTGVSAVTEDEEQTGMDFESYSSEEEKEGDDGLGPDSKWGQPQSPTDDADSKKAGDGLPVAEVPKTHNEKDPERDPDLLDKGKGRTPEESERGPVQGENGSEEEGKGDRPLHGPAQGSKLSALVATEKGKETLKSVFRNKEQDPRGAAAPTSKGAVQEEKPGEPTLEGAPEGGGERKAAENQAKGEKTEQEATDVAQLPGDAQHNASKDGMEEVEEEVDISVNGPKPHTVSGEHLGEKFKEEQLLKTQNQPRFSSPDEIGVSTGLEDEGPVPGRNLSWQQERDVAAAATTPVGEKTGPSAPEAAGGAAGRELGQPEPGAPGAETGGPPGGSAEAPDAEDEDPAPEELLEDENAASAERSRGKGPERRRGQLEVPPPGPGGGGGGVPGAVNTTGAETEADEGKTSDVLEADRKNETVGKGAGTPGTEPGGLVVGQEESPPAGEEARRPSEGSGLPGEETHGTPESDSVFRSRESAHAAEDDPEDRPKTSGLAERPGVGRSQEDWEDREKLTDTQSRGAAPQELEGDASHPAAGTAAEPGHGGQLAHLPIISSFFKEQQSLQRFQKYFDVPELEAMLQEMSSKLQSAQRENPPYSVEKALDKVFRASESQILRAAEEMLDARVAELRDLGVEEDVFEEAAVLDDVQDLIYFVRYRHSTGRGTGPLAVAPPPEQGWDGPAEEVQPPLEDNPSQENTEDLKMQIPEEPGHSDQPVTSNVGVLDVPQKPNAEKDTHPEMFVMESPPDDADADADADEEEDPELADEEPWENAVLFLQSFVSYLTKTLLSTLPGGVQSAPDFYGLPWKPVLITAFLGIVSFVIFFWRTILAVKSHVYQVTEQQISEKLNNLKKENADLVQKLSNYEQKIKESKKYVQETKKQNTILSDEAIKYKDKIKELEEAKENLNDKAKNLRLMLDSEREQNAKNEDLILENTRSLDKLKDVIAMNASELSEVQIALNEAKLSEEKVKSECHRVQEENAKLKKKKDQLQQEIKDLKKAHTELSEQITSFEKSQKDLEVALTHKEDNIHALNNCITQLNWLDCESESERQNKTGNESDELANGEVGGDRSEKVKNQIKQMMDVSRTQTEISVIEEDLKLLQLKLRASMSSKCTLEDQVKKLEDDRSALQSAKAGLEDENKTLKQKVEILNELYQQKEMALQKKLSQEEFERREREQRLSVADEKALSAAEEIKTYKWRIEELENELQKTERSFKDQLAANEKKAHENWLKARAAERAMAEEKREAANLRHRLLELNQKVAMLQQEPVIVKPMPGRPSAQNPPRRGPLSQNGSFGPSPVSGGECSPPLRDPPARPLSATLGRRDVPRSEFDPGSGAAAMVNSSPGSSSPARGMDEGKHPVPQESEGPNITPLAEHPVAVTMAAEGPPPFPGAPLMSAPLGGPVPPPIRYGPPPQLCGPFGPRPYPPPAPFGPGMRPPLGLREYAPGIPPGKRDVPFDPRGFVPGHPHFRPVASPGPREYFIPGPRPPPPPAHGPQDYPPPAARDLLPSGSREEPSPASQSSGQDASPALKQSP